A window of the Pseudomonas fluorescens genome harbors these coding sequences:
- the darG gene encoding type II toxin-antitoxin system antitoxin DNA ADP-ribosyl glycohydrolase DarG, with translation MIRFTQGNLLEAKTEALVNTVNTVGVMGKGIALMFKERFAQNYRLYAAACKAKEVETGKMHVTATNELDGPRWIVNFPTKRHWRSPSQMAWITEGLHDLRRFLIENDVKSVAVPPLGAGNGGLKWPEVREQIVEILGDLDVDVLVFEPTNQYLNVAKRSGVEKLTPARALIAELVRRYWVLGMECSLLEIQKLAWFLERTIEKLPEIENPLNLKFVAHKYGPYANRLEHLLDNLDGSYLHCDKRISDAGISDVIWFDQERKAFLQAYLKTEAKEYSQALERTAQLIDGFESPFGMELLATVDWLLSQEGVSATVPAVREALKHWDGGAGAAARKSKLFDDQSLDIALKRLTTSSFRPELAA, from the coding sequence ATGATCAGATTTACCCAAGGCAACCTGCTGGAAGCCAAGACCGAAGCCCTCGTAAACACGGTGAACACCGTGGGCGTGATGGGGAAAGGCATCGCATTGATGTTCAAAGAGCGCTTTGCGCAGAACTATCGTCTTTACGCAGCGGCGTGCAAGGCCAAGGAAGTTGAAACCGGCAAGATGCACGTGACCGCCACCAACGAGCTTGATGGCCCTCGCTGGATCGTCAATTTCCCGACCAAACGTCACTGGCGTTCACCCTCGCAGATGGCCTGGATAACGGAAGGTTTGCATGACCTGCGTCGTTTTCTGATTGAGAACGACGTGAAATCCGTCGCGGTCCCACCACTAGGCGCTGGTAATGGTGGGTTGAAGTGGCCTGAAGTCCGTGAACAAATCGTTGAGATTTTGGGGGATCTGGATGTCGACGTACTGGTGTTCGAGCCTACCAATCAATATCTGAATGTCGCCAAGCGCAGCGGTGTAGAGAAACTCACGCCAGCTCGTGCCCTTATCGCCGAACTGGTTCGACGCTATTGGGTGTTGGGCATGGAATGCAGCCTGCTGGAAATCCAGAAACTGGCCTGGTTTCTTGAGCGCACTATCGAGAAGCTGCCGGAAATTGAAAACCCGCTCAACCTCAAGTTCGTCGCACATAAATACGGCCCGTACGCTAACCGTCTGGAGCATCTGCTCGATAACCTTGATGGCAGCTATCTGCATTGTGACAAGCGAATCAGTGACGCTGGCATTAGCGATGTGATCTGGTTTGATCAAGAACGCAAAGCCTTTTTGCAGGCTTATCTCAAGACTGAGGCCAAGGAATACTCTCAAGCATTGGAACGCACAGCTCAGCTCATTGACGGTTTTGAATCGCCATTCGGCATGGAGTTGCTGGCGACAGTTGACTGGCTGTTGAGCCAGGAGGGAGTTTCGGCGACCGTTCCTGCGGTGCGCGAAGCATTGAAGCACTGGGACGGTGGCGCCGGTGCTGCGGCCCGCAAGAGCAAACTGTTCGATGATCAGTCTCTTGATATTGCGCTCAAGCGTCTGACCACCAGCAGCTTCCGACCTGAATTAGCGGCCTGA
- a CDS encoding YfaP family protein has product MTLRYPQVLLLLCVLNALPMAMAADSVKLDTPVGGWRSGAPEGEGESFRQTVNYPASSVNTPLGQANTARISGEIKATPKNKEPGRLIVNGVSMPLKIDDSGRFDRPFSFPNGSNSVEVRSPDGQQRHRTQFLNASGGATPAKLRVLLSWDSDGTDLDLHLITPDGAHIWYGDRVAPNGAALDVDVTTGYGPEIFAMPAPIKGQYLVYVNYFGGGYRGDDEGGEEAVQPLTTAQVTVITEEGTPSEKMETFVVPMRAVGELTLVKSFSYP; this is encoded by the coding sequence ATGACACTCCGTTATCCACAGGTCTTGCTGTTGCTCTGCGTGCTCAATGCATTGCCAATGGCGATGGCCGCCGACAGCGTCAAACTCGACACCCCGGTCGGCGGCTGGCGCAGCGGCGCGCCCGAAGGCGAGGGCGAGAGCTTTCGCCAGACGGTCAACTACCCGGCCTCTTCGGTGAACACCCCGCTCGGCCAGGCCAACACCGCGCGCATCAGCGGCGAAATCAAAGCCACACCGAAAAACAAAGAACCCGGTCGCCTGATCGTCAACGGCGTCAGCATGCCGCTGAAAATCGACGACAGCGGCCGCTTCGACCGCCCGTTCTCGTTCCCCAATGGCAGCAACAGCGTCGAAGTCCGCAGCCCGGACGGCCAGCAACGGCACCGCACCCAATTCCTCAACGCCAGCGGCGGCGCCACCCCGGCCAAACTTCGCGTGCTGCTGTCCTGGGACAGCGACGGCACCGACCTCGACCTGCACCTGATCACACCCGACGGTGCCCACATCTGGTACGGCGATCGCGTCGCACCCAATGGCGCGGCCTTGGATGTCGACGTGACCACCGGTTACGGCCCGGAAATCTTCGCCATGCCGGCGCCGATCAAGGGGCAGTATCTGGTGTATGTGAATTATTTTGGCGGTGGTTATCGTGGGGATGATGAGGGTGGGGAAGAGGCGGTGCAGCCGCTGACTACGGCGCAGGTGACGGTGATTACCGAAGAAGGGACGCCGAGCGAGAAGATGGAGACGTTCGTGGTGCCGATGCGGGCGGTGGGGGAGTTGACGTTGGTTAAGTCGTTCAGCTATCCGTGA